The Cryptomeria japonica chromosome 9, Sugi_1.0, whole genome shotgun sequence DNA segment ATGTCTGATGGTGGGAAGTGGCCTAAACTCTTAGAAAAAATCAAGAGGTAAGTGATAGCGAAGAACTCAATAGTATGTTGGCAATGCCAAGTCAAGGCCCTCAGTTTTTATTCTCAAAAGGACCTCCTGTTCAGAACCTAAGAAAGTGCTTTAGATGGATGATGATGAAGAACAAGGAAGGTGTAACAAAGAACTTCAAAAATTCTGGAATGCAAGTGCCAAACTATCTAGCATTTAGCATTGCAAAAAATATgacaaatttcttctttgattgtcaCAATACTCTACTTGTCTGGAAATCTATGCTTAAAGGATAAGAAGTATTAGTTAAAATAAAAATCATATGGATTGATATTTAAACTAGCTCCCTTACTGATGTTAAACAGCAACATACTCTATGGTTAGTTGTCTCTACAAATATACTTCTGGTTTTTTGTGGAGCGAAAGGAGAAGTGTGTTTTTCAAAACGAGGGCAGGGAACCTACTGATTTCATCATTCCCCGCCCCACTTTTGCAGGACCATGGCATTTAACAGGCAACAGCAGGACTTGAGGGAGCTCCTAGGAACAGAAAACCTCCccaacaaaggaaaataaattggtTGCTAAGATTGCAAGATCGTGACCACCACCCAATTTGATTGAGGGCAGTGGTACTGTTCAGTGCAGACTGCCTTCTGCAAAAAAAAAGGCATTGAATACATTGACGCCAGAAAAGATATTAATTCAGGTATGACAAAAAGGTGCTAATAGCGCTGAGACCATGCAAAACAGAGACCTTGTTAACACTGTTAGTTCATCCACATCCCTTGGTCCATGACCCAGTCCAGCTAAAAAGAGGTTGATAACAAAGGTTATTACTGTTTCTACAGAAGCATTTGAAAGAGTGTTCAGTAAAAGAACGTTGACAAACATGAGGAGAAACAAGTGAATTCGCCCCTAATGTGACAATATCAGTTAACACTGTTAGTTCATCCACATCCCTTGGTCCATGACCCAGTCCAAAGAAAAAGGGGTTGATAACACAGGTTATTGCTGTTTCTACAAAAGCATTTGAAAGAGCGTTGAGTAAAAGAACGCTGATAAACATGGGGAGAAACAAGTGAATTCACCCCTAATGTGATAATATCAGTTTAACTTATAACCGTATCAAATGCAGTGAAGAAAGAAAAATTAATCCTAAAGCatgaaaaatataaaagaaaagtgaAAGCATACTGGATGTTGTGCCAAGAACTGATCTTCCGGAATGAGTAGAAGTTCGTCAATCTTTTGCCTCTTGGGCTCGGGCTCTTCGGGCAGTGGAGGTGGAGCCTCTtcaggtggtggtggaggaggcattccctgaggtggaggtggtggtggcatCATGGGCATTGATGGTGGAGGGACTAGCGGTGGAGGTGCAAATGGTCTAGGAGGCGGCATTGGCGGAAATTGTGAACCTGGTGGAGGTGGTGTAACCATTGATGTTGGCATCAATCCTGGGGGCGGAAGTGGGGGAGGTGGCCTGTTTATAAGCTGAGGTGGAGCAGGAGGCATACCAGCGGGAGGTGGAGGTGGTcgaagaggaggaggaggtagaACAGAAGGCCTTGGGGGAGGTGGCATCGCAGAAGCAGATGTGGGTGGGGCAGAATACTGGACTGTGCTTGGAGGTCGAGGAATATTCAATGCCAGCCCAGGAGGGGGAGGTAGGGGCCTAATAGGTGGCACACCCATTTTAGGAGGGGGGGCAGGACCAGGAAGGTTCCTTCCATCATTATTACTTAAATCCATCTGTTCATCTCCACCATTCTGAGTCATGGCTTGGTTTGCAGTACGGCCAATGCTTCCAGTATGCCCATCCCAAATGACTTGCTTTggttcctctttcttcttttctatttcggcCTTCACTGCATTAGAAACTTCCTCCTCTGTAGTACCAAAAATATCCGGCCGTGTCCGAGCAAGTCCAACTATGTTTCTTGAAATCTCATCATCAGGTGCAAGAGTCGTCTCCCGGAGTTTGGCCATCATTCTTTCCTTCTGTTCTTTATACTTGGGATCTATCAAAGAAATCCGCATGTGCTCAGCCATCTCATTAATGGGAACCAGTTCTCCCGTAATTGGAGAAACCACAAACTTAGTTGGATCCTTTTCAGCTGATATCCTCTCTTCAGGCCTCTTCCAGTTCTTAACTATTCTCATTGGCGGGTCCATTTCATTCTGAGGCGGGGCAGCTGGTGCTTGTGTCTGGACTTCTTCTTGCACTTTGGTGCCATTTTCTTCGGCGCCATTGGACACCTTCAAGCTCTCTTCCACCAAATGCACCTCCTCGTCATCCATTTCCATTTCCACTTCCTTTCCAGACTCAGCAATCTCTTCCTCATCGTCCATCGCGGCCAACGCCTTGCTCCTCCTAATAACTTCTTCTAGAGTCATCGGCTGTGGCAATTCCTCATCTTCATCGTCAGCAAACTCAATTGCCTCCACCACCACAAAATCGTGCCAATCAATCATGGCCATTTGCATCCTCTCCTGCTCAATTTCGTCCTCTGCCTTCTGCCTTGCCTGTTCCTGCGACCGCTCCCACTCAAGGCGATGCAAGCACCGCTCCAAAACAGTAGTCTTATCCGCGCCATCCTTCCTCAGCTTTTCCACCAAACCCTTGGCAGGCATCAAAACCTTAGAATACGAATCCGTAAGAGCAGTAAAAAAAGTAAACATGCTGTGTGTAGGCTTCAAGAAGTGAAACTGAGGGTTGTTTACTTCGCGGCTCGTCAGCCCGTGTAAAAAGGTCTTACCATTCCTTGCCACAAACTGTGCAGTAAGCTTAATAATGTCCAGTTCTTCGCCAGTGATGCCCTCGGGAAGCCTTACCGTGTACTGCTCTGCCTCGGGAGGCAGTAAGGGTTTGGCCACGGGTTTGGCTGGTAAATCTACTGGCTTTGTTGGCTGAGCACCCTCGGTAGCAGCCGCTGCAGGTGTAATCCCTTCGGCCACACCACTGGCGGGTGTGGGTTGTAATTGCGCCGGGTTTTGAACCTGCAACCTGAATTCTGAAACGCGATGCTGGTAATATGCATGGTAAGGATCGCTAGGGTTTAAAAAATTGAACTTTGCGTTGTTTTTCTCATTTGCGAGAATTCTCTTCTCAAACTCGGGACCATTACGGGCAACAAACTGTGCAGTTTTATCGACAATGTTGCGAATGTCGGGCGGCGGGTGAATTATTCCGATGGTTTTCGTATGTGTAGCAACAGATGCAGATTCAGATCCTGATATGCTTAaattgcttagattttgaattgTTTCTTTACTTTCTCCGGCATTGATGTTGTTATCGGAGGAGAGCTGGGCTAGCGGTAAGGGGCCAGAAATGCCATCCGCCGGAGGTGCAGGGAGGGACAAAACTTCTGTAATGCCCGGCATTTCTAAACCCTAAGCAAAACTTATAAAACTCCTCAGGCTCTCATTGCACAAGGTCCAGAGAAATATGCGACTGCCAGATGTTGATGCTGCTCCTGTACTGCTGAGCAATTAACGTACTTCGTTCATGGTCGGACAGACGCAGAAACAAAATTTGTTTCCTATCGTACTGAGAACATATTGCTCCTGCCTTAGCCCTCTCAGTTTATTAGTTCCTGCCGATACGCGCATTACTTATTCATCCATTTAATGCAATTCTCCTTTTTAGTTGGCCAATCATCTTATGAAATTTAAAAAGTTTGTTTGTATTTCTATAGTTtccatatttatatataaatttttattttttatttttatttttattttttggataggtaattggtcgaagcctgaatagcttttgactggagctatgaaccagtggggacatagtAGGAGGCCCCATCCCTTCCCCatcttatggaaggccaagagtcacaacttagaattccactttagatgtccctattgggagttgaacttgggtctccacaatgagaacccaatgttttaaccagttaagctcaaccccttggacatatttatatataattattaattttaataattgaaataatttatttttttttattattttataatttattttatttattttttaataaattaatatttttttaattttttattttaaaagttgaGAAATAAATGTACATAGATCATTTGGTAGTTACTCGTTTATATGAGAAGACATaagaaaagaaaatttaaataaatttaagaaagTACATAAATATGATCAAATCTTACCTTCTTCCATTCAagcaagtacataaaagaaataaaatctataaaaaaaaaaagaaagtctACATATTTAATAGAATGGTTGttgaaatgcaaaaaaaaaaaaaaaaaacttaacaaaTCTTGTTTAATTTAATGCGTGTTTCAACAAATGTCATTTCATTCAATGCTTAAGAagattttccttttttaaataataAGAAATTTTGGGTATTTAATTGAATGGTTGTTGAAATCCAAAAAAGTCTTAACAAATCTTATTTAATTGAATGCATATTTTGGCAGGTGTCATCTCATTGAATGTGTCTGCTTTCTCGAGTCCTTCAATGAGTATTGCGTGTAGACGATGCTTAATAGTTATGACCAATGCATCTATGCCTTTTGTTCTTGCTCTCAACCCAATTATGCTTGTTCATTTTGTGCTTCTTAACCTTGACAGTGATTTCAAAGGCATGCAACATAACTAGTCTCATCATCATATGCAAATCTTTCTAAAGGGCACACAATATATTAAGAAAGAGGGTGAATCGGTGTATCCCAATTTTAACttagttaaatattaattattGTTAATAACTTCTCCAAGCATGAACCTTGAAACATCAAAGAAGCTCTTACAAATCTCCTTAATGATGTCTCAATTAAACAACACATATAATACACATCCACAAAAAGAACACTAGctatacatggaaacccaagataggaaaaaaCACAATGAGAATGGTTGTTTGATCTACTGTCCAAATTTAGCCTCACAAAAATAATAGATGACTTACAACATAGAGTAGGAATCAACCTACCTGAGACACCAATCTCCAATtgtgtttgtaggcaccaacctactagagacaccaatcccacCAATAGACAAATATATGAATTGCAGGCCTTCAAACTAGAAACTTGGCTTGCACTTGATTTGATCAACCTTCATAACACTCTCCCACATTGCATATGATTTTTTATGAAGCCACAAAATTATTGGAATGCAACTCACATAGCATCTCCCTTAAATTTGCATATTAAACGCATATCGGATAATTACATTAAAACCCATATTACATAGCTTTCCAACATCCAAGATTGATCTcatatctctctatatatatgcATTGCAATTACAATTACATTCATATTTCAACCTAGAACATAATTGCAATATTTGCAACTTGGAGAGAACAAATTACTTAACCAAGCATGTAACACGCCAAGTCCAATAGCCCGCATGCTACTCCATAAGAAAGAAAATGCTATGTGCTTCCCCATGTAGCTTTATCTAGTCCCAATGGTCATCTATGTGCTACCTTTGGTGAGCACATGCTACAATCCTATGGTGCATCAAACCAGAACAACAACCCACCTGATTAACTAGCATGATGAGCAATCTGTCACTTCAAACTCACTAACCACAAAATATGCCATCCAAAAACTATAGATTATGATGGATCGTGTGTGACATACTATGTCTTCAAACTGATGATTATAATTCTCAATTGTGAAGGAATGTATAACAAAACAAGTTACTAGAGCAACCTCACTATGTAGATAACTTACCTTGTACACTTCTAGATCACACTCCTGAATCACACTTTTGAATCACCTCTATTGACTGGAATGGATGCAGGATCATACTACAAATATACCTCAATTGATTCCTCTACCATATCTAGCCAATGTACTTTCGCAACTCAAAATGCTCAGATATGACATGACAATATTATACATGCTTCAATATTTTggatacattgacatcaatgatagaactTATCAATATTCACAACCTCTTGAATCCTCTTTGACGCACCTTTGACATTAAAGACAACACTACTTTGACATCATTGATAAAATATGTTCAACAATATGCCcatttatcattgatggcaaacaaCAAAATGTTGATGTCCCATCGACACAAATCTAGTGTGTCAGGATCAGGTTCTCTCCCTATCTAAAACATATGAAGCTTTTGAGCATTTGAAGAATTTTGAGATTCATTCTCTCCTTTAACATCAATAGAAAAGATCGACATGACAATCTAGATTCATTTCTTCTCGATAGACTTCCCTGAGTCCACATCTCATTGTTAAAAGTTTTAGGTGACTCTACAACATCCCCAGgatcaaagaaagacaaaataaCTTCCACAAGAGAATGGCAAGAAGATTGCATCACAATTCAAGATGATGATATTGCTAATGTACATACAAATGTACATAATGAACCTTGCATGTATAGGCAAGGTGAATAAACAAGATGTTGACAAGTGTCGTCATACTATGCAATGCACAACCTATCACCCACAtaaggtggaaaagtgatagtgtgataagACCACTAAAGGTGGAAGATCCACTTAAGGTGGAAAAATGATAACACGATAAAACCATCTAAAGCAGAGATGCTCTTAAAGTGTAGAAGTAATCACCAAGTAAACTTAAGTGATATGTGTAATAAGGACGTAGGTGAGGTTATCACTAGGTACAACACCTTAGTCACACCAACACTATGCACTATGTCATGCACTCCCCAtaaggtggaaaagtgatagtgtgatatGTCCACTAAAGGTGGACACTTGAGGTGGATAAGTGATAACATGATGAAaccacctaaagtggagatgctccTAAAGTGTAAAGTGatcactaagtaaacttaagtgatatGTGTAATAAGGACCTACGTGAGGTTATCACTACGTACAATACCTTATTTACACAAACACTCATCAACTCATCTGATCTTTCCATTCCTACTCAAACATGTTTTGAAACTCTCTACAAGATAACCAAGTCTACTTGTGGCAAGAgtataaaccccccccccccctcaaattGTACTTCCTTTTAATTCAAGAGGAGGGAGAAACCACTCCCAAATTTTAATAGAGATACTCAAAACTATCCTTAGACAAAGGTTTTGTGGAAATGTCTACAATCTACTCCTTGGTCTTAACATACTCCATCTTCACCTATTTGGTTGCtaccttctctctcaaaaaatgatacttaattgcaATATGTTTAGTTATTGAATGcatcaccaaattctttgaaatatttatttcacttgtgttgtcacaaagaATTGAAATAGGCGCATCAAATTCTACTTTCATCTTCTTTAAATTTTGCTTCATCCATTATACTTGAGTGCAATAGGAAATTGCTAGAATGTACCCTACTTCAGTTGTAGATAGGGACATTGAGTCCTACTTTTTGCTCAACCATGGCACAAGACTatcactaagaaagaatgctcctccacttgtactacATCTGACCCCTAATCTACATTAGCGTACCCAATCAAATTGAACTTCTCACTcattggataccataaaccaaaatcttTTGTTGCTTTTAGAtattgaaaaatcctttttattacCTTAACATTTGTTTCGTAGATGTTTTGTAAAACCTAGCAACCATATTGACTACCTATAAGATATATGGTATGGATGCGGTCACATATAACAAactgccaatcattgacctatatggGATCTAATTTGATGGAGCATTATCATCATCCTTGCTCAACTTACATttagtaaccataggtgtacttaccagatTGCACTATTCCATCTTAAACTTTCTCAAcgtttcctttatgtatttggtttggaaaataaatatacatttttcttactAAGAAATCTATAAACTAAGAAAGAATGATagctcaccaagcattgacatctcaaactccttttgcatTGAATCCTAGAACTCCTGACACATGACAACACTGCTACCTCTAaggataatgtcatcaacatgttTCACAACAATCAACAATTGATCACCTTTTGATTTTATATACAAATTGTTATCTGCATTGCCTCTCTTGAAACCTTGTCACTGTAGATACGTAtctatagcatcctaaattgtactcccttacaatttggtccacatttggggccctcgccttagtgtttgtaccccaatgcttaattaagacctaATTATACTTATATCATGCAAAGCAAGCCTTATTTTCACCTTACACCTTAAATGGCCCTTTggtcctaaaatggggtaggaccagggcgtggcacaTTGGTCCTCCCAAATAGGACCCCAATTTGGCCCCTCACAACTGTCATAATGAGTTGGAGGGCATGTGATCTCCATGTTGGCCCTTAtcgaaaaaaaaaagatttgtttttccaataggcaagtatataaggaggacttcctctctcattttgatatgGGATAACAACAAAATTATAATCACAaggcatcaagcattcaagcattcgagagttcaagcattgaagtattcatcattaagtgtttctagaggtcttcaaggttgcatattcttcaatcatcaattTTGGAGCAAcgttacatcattcatatgcaaacatgtgtgtgtgattagagttttgtcacgttcataccattttatacaacatatgtgattacattcaagaagtaaagcatcattatcagtcattgcagatctaaggtatatctttccattatttatttcagtatttcaatcaaggttaattcctaaactggggtttgacttaggcaaaccactATTCCCAACTTAGTTCTCCTTCTTTCGGTGTGTAGGAAACACATACGAAGCTAtgatcttcagaataagcattatttatagtgacaaatcaatccccctttggtgtgcaCAAAGTGCAGAGGACCAAGGCGACcaccaccatggtcccgacaatttAGAAGCTCCTTCAGGGATCAGATCTGAGTCTGGTTatatttctcaaatccaagtgTGTGGCTCAATCCAAcaactatagctcactatttctatattttcattctcatttccaacactttaccctaatttcaacaattcaactaacAAAAGAGGTTAAACAAATTCGTTCCTTTAATCCAATTAGTCTTTATtcctaatccttgttggtttgtgactaaatctattggattttaaccctcttttgaatgtaattggtccctaagtaaaattagtggttttactacatcttgtggaagaaaccctaaattttcaccaCATTATATTTTGGTGAGGCCAACGTCTTACACCttaatttctaatttatgttctcaagTTT contains these protein-coding regions:
- the LOC131059173 gene encoding probable splicing factor 3A subunit 1 produces the protein MPGITEVLSLPAPPADGISGPLPLAQLSSDNNINAGESKETIQNLSNLSISGSESASVATHTKTIGIIHPPPDIRNIVDKTAQFVARNGPEFEKRILANEKNNAKFNFLNPSDPYHAYYQHRVSEFRLQVQNPAQLQPTPASGVAEGITPAAAATEGAQPTKPVDLPAKPVAKPLLPPEAEQYTVRLPEGITGEELDIIKLTAQFVARNGKTFLHGLTSREVNNPQFHFLKPTHSMFTFFTALTDSYSKVLMPAKGLVEKLRKDGADKTTVLERCLHRLEWERSQEQARQKAEDEIEQERMQMAMIDWHDFVVVEAIEFADDEDEELPQPMTLEEVIRRSKALAAMDDEEEIAESGKEVEMEMDDEEVHLVEESLKVSNGAEENGTKVQEEVQTQAPAAPPQNEMDPPMRIVKNWKRPEERISAEKDPTKFVVSPITGELVPINEMAEHMRISLIDPKYKEQKERMMAKLRETTLAPDDEISRNIVGLARTRPDIFGTTEEEVSNAVKAEIEKKKEEPKQVIWDGHTGSIGRTANQAMTQNGGDEQMDLSNNDGRNLPGPAPPPKMGVPPIRPLPPPPGLALNIPRPPSTVQYSAPPTSASAMPPPPRPSVLPPPPLRPPPPPAGMPPAPPQLINRPPPPLPPPGLMPTSMVTPPPPGSQFPPMPPPRPFAPPPLVPPPSMPMMPPPPPPQGMPPPPPPEEAPPPLPEEPEPKRQKIDELLLIPEDQFLAQHPGSVRISISVPNIEEGNLNGQMLEVTIQSLSESIANLKDKIAADISLPANKQKLSGRAGFLKDNLSLAYYNIGPGEILTLALRDRGGRKK